One window of the Sphaerochaeta associata genome contains the following:
- a CDS encoding glycine betaine ABC transporter substrate-binding protein, translated as MHKKRTKITIVLTLALAAILFFTGCAKNDSITIGSKDFGENIVIAEMLSQLVETHTDLKVNRKLNLGGTFVNFNAIKNNQIDLYPEYTGTGLTAHLKMDVVNDPDESYRIVSEEFVKQWDIVWLEPFGFNNTYTLAVTPEVYEKYGVETYSDLIPYAGEMVFGAEHEFFDRQDGFDGLVEMYGLNFKGEPMKLNASLKYQAIGRGDMDVTDAFATDGPIKQYSLKILEDDLGFFPPYHAAPIVRKEVLDKHPELKSVLNMLAGKLDDATMTELNYLVDVEGKAVEQVAKEFLTSLNLV; from the coding sequence ATGCATAAGAAAAGAACCAAAATCACCATTGTACTGACCCTGGCCTTGGCCGCAATCCTGTTTTTCACCGGTTGCGCCAAGAATGACAGCATCACCATCGGATCGAAGGACTTCGGCGAGAACATCGTCATTGCAGAAATGCTCTCTCAGCTTGTAGAGACACACACCGACTTGAAGGTGAACCGAAAACTCAACCTCGGCGGTACATTCGTCAACTTCAATGCGATCAAGAACAACCAGATCGACCTCTATCCCGAATATACCGGCACCGGTCTGACCGCCCACCTGAAAATGGATGTGGTCAACGATCCCGATGAGTCCTATAGAATCGTAAGTGAAGAGTTTGTGAAGCAGTGGGATATCGTATGGCTCGAACCGTTTGGGTTCAACAATACCTATACCCTTGCCGTTACGCCTGAAGTCTATGAGAAGTACGGGGTGGAAACCTACAGCGACCTGATCCCGTATGCCGGTGAAATGGTATTCGGTGCAGAACATGAGTTCTTCGACCGGCAGGACGGCTTTGACGGACTGGTTGAGATGTACGGCCTCAATTTCAAGGGCGAACCGATGAAGCTCAACGCCTCGCTCAAGTACCAGGCCATCGGACGCGGCGACATGGATGTCACCGACGCTTTTGCCACCGACGGCCCGATCAAGCAGTACAGCCTGAAGATTCTTGAGGACGACCTTGGATTCTTCCCTCCCTACCATGCCGCACCGATTGTACGCAAGGAGGTCCTGGACAAGCACCCCGAGCTGAAGAGTGTACTGAACATGCTTGCAGGCAAGCTTGACGATGCAACGATGACTGAACTCAACTATCTTGTCGACGTGGAAGGGAAAGCCGTGGAGCAGGTGGCAAAAGAGTTCCTTACATCACTGAACCTCGTATAA
- a CDS encoding ABC transporter permease — protein MNELMTAIAEHLTIVAISMVFAAIIGIALGVLSYWKPRVGRYIIGIAEIIQTIPSLALLALLMIIFGLGDLTMGVALVLYALLPIIRNTYTSLTELPPYIIDAARGMGMSRQQRLVKVEIPLSIPMIFGGLKVALVNSLSIAVMGVLIGSGGLGYIIYRGIQQRNMDRILLGAIPVVVIALIFDWGMGKAEKRLQKHAR, from the coding sequence ATGAATGAGCTTATGACTGCAATCGCAGAACACCTGACCATAGTAGCAATTTCGATGGTCTTCGCAGCCATCATCGGCATCGCATTGGGAGTCCTCTCCTATTGGAAACCGAGGGTGGGAAGGTACATCATCGGCATTGCCGAGATCATCCAGACCATACCTTCGCTTGCCTTGCTGGCCCTGTTGATGATCATCTTCGGACTCGGAGACCTCACCATGGGAGTGGCACTGGTGCTGTATGCCCTGCTTCCCATCATCCGCAACACCTATACCTCACTGACCGAACTGCCTCCCTACATCATCGATGCTGCACGAGGCATGGGAATGAGTCGGCAGCAGCGGTTGGTGAAGGTCGAGATTCCCCTCTCCATTCCCATGATCTTCGGCGGCCTTAAGGTAGCCTTGGTCAATTCACTCTCCATCGCCGTGATGGGGGTGCTCATCGGAAGCGGAGGGTTGGGATACATCATCTACCGTGGAATCCAACAGCGCAATATGGACAGGATTCTGCTTGGAGCAATTCCGGTGGTCGTCATCGCCCTCATCTTCGATTGGGGCATGGGAAAAGCCGAGAAACGATTACAAAAACACGCACGTTAA